The following proteins come from a genomic window of Synechococcus sp. NB0720_010:
- the rplA gene encoding 50S ribosomal protein L1: MPKLSKRYSAAVGKVEERVYAPQEAVDLVKANATAKFDETVEAHARLGIDPKYTDQQLRTTVALPHGTGQSIRIAVIARGEKVAEAKAAGADLAGDDDLVETISKGEMEFDLLIATPDMMPKVAKLGRVLGPRGLMPNPKAGTVTTDLASAISEFKAGKLEFRADRTGIVHVRFGKASFDAAKLLDNLKALQETIDRNKPSGAKGRYWKSLYITSTMGPSVEVDVSALQDIKQEG; encoded by the coding sequence ATGCCCAAACTCTCCAAGCGCTATTCCGCCGCCGTCGGCAAGGTTGAAGAACGCGTCTACGCCCCGCAAGAGGCTGTCGACCTGGTGAAGGCCAACGCCACCGCCAAGTTCGATGAGACCGTCGAAGCCCACGCTCGCCTCGGCATCGACCCCAAGTACACCGACCAGCAGCTGCGGACCACCGTGGCCCTGCCCCACGGCACCGGTCAGAGCATTCGCATCGCTGTGATCGCTCGCGGTGAAAAGGTCGCTGAGGCCAAGGCCGCTGGTGCTGATCTGGCTGGTGACGACGATCTCGTCGAAACCATCTCCAAGGGTGAGATGGAGTTCGATCTGCTGATCGCGACCCCGGACATGATGCCCAAGGTCGCCAAGCTCGGTCGTGTCCTCGGCCCCCGTGGTCTGATGCCGAACCCCAAGGCCGGCACCGTCACCACCGACCTGGCCTCGGCCATCAGCGAGTTCAAGGCCGGCAAACTGGAGTTCCGCGCTGACCGCACCGGCATCGTCCACGTGCGTTTCGGCAAGGCCAGCTTTGACGCTGCCAAGTTGCTGGACAACCTGAAGGCACTGCAGGAGACCATCGACCGCAACAAGCCCAGCGGTGCGAAGGGTCGCTACTGGAAGAGCCTGTACATCACCTCCACCATGGGTCCTTCCGTGGAAGTGGATGTGTCTGCGCTGCAGGACATCAAGCAAGAGGGCTGA
- a CDS encoding ATP-dependent Clp protease ATP-binding subunit, with translation MRPDSYAAGPASLTTVPDRFSDAGWDLLLASQEQARRWRHGEMNVEHLLQVLLNDERYAAWVDPLPLDASRLLDQLDDFCADQPTSSARDLFVGEDLELLLEEADRQRGQWGSRFIDVPHLLAALLDDRRIAGALLQQQGLTQEDLRRSVPRPAPAASSPPPQPVVEPPAPARPAPSRTVVEPVPNGENGLKLEQEPTALEQFGRDLTAAARAGDLDPVIGRDTEIRRLMQVLSRRGKNNPVLIGEPGVGKTAIAELLAQRIVAGEVPDALKGQRLVSLDLGALIAGAKFRGQFEERLRSVLKEVREAEGAEAGGVILFIDELHNVVGPERSNSDAGSILKPALARGDLRCIGATTPEEYSRTVEKDPALNRRFQQVLIKEPSLEESTLILRGLKERYELHHGVAITDGAVVASARLADRYISDRCLPDSAIDLIDEAAAQLRMEVTSKPRLVEEAESDLRRVELALLSAESAPEAERVALQQQRRQVSETLQDLQERWSAEREQLAELRQLLADDEALRLQIAEAERDGDLEEAARLQYDQLHGVQQRRHELEEQLQASQQSGQSLLREQVEEGDIADVVARWTGIPVQRLLAGERQKLLELEQRLAQRVIGQGEPVGAVAAAIRRARAGMKDPRRPVGSFLFLGPTGVGKTELAKALAASLFDEEEALVRLDMSEFMERNAVARLLGAPPGYVGYEEGGQLTEAVRRRPYAVLLLDEVEKAHPDVFNVLLQVLDDGRLTDSQGRTVDFRHTVVVMTSNLASRAILDAARGQADASALEEQVERALASQFRPEFLNRIDEVIRFQPLGPADLQRIVRLQVLELAQLLQEQGLALQVDEPVVAWLAEQGYEPEYGARPLRRLLRRQIENPLATELLEERFLGAAAVQVSLGEGEQALCFKPISGPE, from the coding sequence ATGCGGCCTGATTCCTACGCCGCTGGCCCCGCCAGCCTCACCACGGTTCCTGATCGTTTCAGCGATGCCGGCTGGGACCTCCTGCTGGCCAGCCAGGAGCAGGCCCGCCGCTGGCGCCACGGCGAGATGAACGTGGAGCACCTGCTGCAGGTGCTGCTGAATGACGAGCGCTACGCCGCCTGGGTGGATCCCCTGCCCCTCGATGCCTCGCGTCTGCTGGATCAGCTGGATGACTTCTGCGCGGATCAGCCCACCAGCAGTGCCAGGGACCTGTTCGTCGGCGAGGACCTGGAACTGCTTCTGGAGGAGGCCGATCGCCAGCGGGGCCAGTGGGGTTCGCGCTTCATTGATGTCCCCCATCTGTTGGCGGCCCTGCTGGACGATCGCCGCATTGCGGGCGCCCTTCTGCAACAGCAGGGGTTGACCCAGGAGGACCTGCGTCGCTCCGTTCCCAGGCCTGCGCCCGCAGCCAGCAGTCCCCCGCCGCAACCGGTGGTAGAGCCGCCCGCTCCGGCGCGTCCCGCGCCCAGTAGGACAGTCGTTGAGCCCGTCCCCAACGGGGAGAACGGCCTGAAGCTTGAGCAGGAGCCCACGGCCCTCGAGCAGTTCGGACGGGATCTCACCGCCGCCGCCCGGGCGGGTGACTTGGATCCAGTCATTGGTCGCGACACCGAAATCCGGCGTCTGATGCAGGTGCTGTCGCGCCGCGGCAAGAACAACCCTGTCTTGATCGGCGAGCCGGGCGTGGGCAAGACCGCCATCGCTGAGCTGCTGGCCCAGCGGATCGTCGCCGGCGAAGTGCCGGATGCCCTTAAGGGCCAGCGGCTGGTCTCCCTGGACCTGGGCGCCCTGATCGCTGGCGCCAAGTTCCGCGGCCAATTCGAGGAGCGCCTTCGCAGCGTGCTTAAGGAGGTGCGGGAGGCCGAGGGCGCTGAGGCGGGCGGCGTGATCCTGTTCATCGACGAGCTCCACAACGTGGTGGGCCCGGAGCGCTCCAACAGCGACGCCGGCAGCATCCTCAAGCCGGCCTTGGCCCGGGGCGACCTGCGTTGCATCGGTGCCACCACCCCGGAGGAGTACAGCCGCACCGTTGAGAAGGATCCCGCCCTGAACCGGCGCTTCCAGCAGGTCCTGATCAAGGAGCCCAGCCTTGAGGAGAGCACCCTGATCCTGCGGGGCCTGAAGGAGCGCTACGAGTTGCACCACGGGGTGGCCATCACCGATGGCGCTGTCGTGGCCTCGGCTCGGCTTGCCGATCGCTACATCTCCGATCGCTGCCTGCCGGATTCAGCCATCGACCTGATCGATGAAGCCGCTGCCCAGCTGCGGATGGAGGTCACCTCCAAGCCGCGTCTGGTGGAGGAGGCCGAGAGCGATCTACGCCGCGTTGAGTTGGCCCTGCTTTCGGCGGAGAGCGCCCCAGAGGCCGAACGGGTGGCGCTGCAGCAGCAGCGACGGCAGGTCAGCGAGACCCTGCAGGACCTGCAGGAGCGCTGGTCAGCCGAGCGTGAGCAGTTGGCGGAGCTGCGCCAGCTCCTGGCCGATGACGAGGCCCTGCGCCTGCAGATCGCCGAGGCCGAACGCGATGGTGACCTCGAAGAGGCCGCCCGGCTCCAGTACGACCAGCTCCACGGCGTTCAGCAGCGCCGTCATGAGTTGGAGGAGCAACTCCAGGCCAGTCAGCAGAGCGGGCAGTCCCTTCTGCGGGAACAGGTGGAAGAGGGGGACATCGCTGATGTGGTGGCCCGCTGGACCGGGATTCCCGTTCAGCGCCTGCTGGCGGGTGAGCGCCAGAAGCTGCTGGAGCTTGAGCAGCGCCTGGCCCAGCGGGTGATCGGACAAGGGGAGCCCGTCGGTGCCGTGGCCGCGGCGATTCGCCGCGCCCGTGCGGGCATGAAGGATCCGCGCCGTCCCGTGGGCTCGTTCCTCTTCCTCGGTCCCACCGGTGTGGGCAAGACCGAACTGGCCAAGGCCCTGGCGGCGTCCCTCTTCGATGAGGAAGAAGCCTTGGTGCGTCTGGACATGAGCGAGTTCATGGAGCGCAATGCCGTGGCTCGCCTGCTCGGGGCTCCTCCGGGTTATGTCGGCTACGAGGAGGGCGGTCAGCTCACCGAAGCCGTCCGCCGGCGTCCCTATGCCGTGCTGCTCCTTGATGAGGTGGAGAAGGCTCACCCCGATGTCTTCAACGTCCTGCTGCAGGTCCTTGATGACGGACGCCTGACTGATTCCCAGGGCCGCACGGTCGACTTCCGCCACACCGTGGTGGTGATGACCAGCAACCTGGCCAGTCGAGCGATCTTGGATGCCGCCCGCGGCCAGGCCGACGCCTCGGCGCTCGAGGAGCAGGTGGAGCGAGCCCTGGCTAGCCAGTTCCGGCCGGAATTCCTCAACCGCATCGATGAGGTGATCCGCTTCCAGCCCTTGGGGCCGGCCGACCTGCAACGGATCGTGCGCCTCCAGGTGCTCGAGTTGGCGCAGTTGCTCCAAGAGCAGGGACTGGCGCTTCAGGTGGACGAGCCGGTCGTGGCCTGGCTGGCGGAGCAGGGCTACGAGCCGGAATACGGAGCGCGGCCCCTGCGCCGGTTGCTGCGGCGCCAGATCGAGAACCCCTTGGCCACCGAGTTGCTCGAGGAGCGCTTCCTGGGTGCGGCAGCCGTTCAGGTCAGCCTGGGCGAAGGCGAGCAGGCCCTCTGCTTCAAACCCATCTCAGGCCCTGAATAG
- a CDS encoding ribonuclease H, translated as MVAAACDGACSGNPGPGGWGALLRFDDGSVQEFGGAEANTTNNRMELTAALTLLERLAVLPRHPDLSIRTDSKYLIDGFSKWINGWKRKGWRTASGSPVLNRDLWEALDGARIQGLPLTYVKGHSGDPDNDRCDVIAVAFSKGNPIQLAAGEVVEAAPALDLAPPALQQLLTRLDLADRLAEGDYGLSLMELAQLVEKPLKTLEGRDGPWRWRDWQVLPLDEGRWRLRRDASGSGEPQGEERGDG; from the coding sequence GTGGTTGCCGCCGCCTGCGACGGCGCTTGTAGCGGAAATCCCGGCCCTGGCGGCTGGGGTGCGTTGCTGCGTTTTGACGATGGCAGCGTTCAGGAATTCGGTGGGGCGGAGGCCAACACCACCAACAACCGCATGGAGCTGACGGCGGCGCTGACCCTGCTGGAGCGCTTGGCGGTTCTGCCGCGTCACCCCGACCTGAGCATCCGCACGGACTCCAAGTACCTGATCGACGGCTTCAGCAAGTGGATCAACGGTTGGAAGCGCAAGGGCTGGCGCACGGCCTCCGGTAGCCCTGTTCTCAATCGCGACCTCTGGGAGGCCCTCGATGGCGCCCGGATCCAGGGCTTGCCCCTGACCTACGTGAAGGGCCACAGCGGTGATCCCGACAACGACCGCTGCGATGTCATCGCCGTGGCCTTTTCCAAGGGCAACCCGATCCAGCTGGCGGCCGGGGAGGTGGTGGAGGCGGCCCCGGCCCTTGATCTGGCCCCTCCGGCCCTGCAGCAGCTGCTGACCCGCTTGGACTTGGCGGATCGGTTGGCCGAGGGCGACTACGGGTTGAGCCTGATGGAGCTGGCGCAGTTGGTCGAGAAGCCCCTCAAGACCCTGGAGGGACGCGATGGCCCCTGGCGGTGGCGGGATTGGCAGGTCCTTCCCCTGGACGAGGGGCGCTGGCGTCTTCGCCGTGACGCGTCAGGATCAGGGGAGCCCCAAGGCGAGGAGCGAGGAGATGGCTGA
- the rplK gene encoding 50S ribosomal protein L11: MAKKVVAVIKLALDAGKANPAPPVGPALGQHGVNIMAFCKEYNARTQDKAGYVIPVEISVFEDRSFTFITKTPPASVLIVKAAGIAKGAATSSKGSVGAISRAQLEEIAKTKLPDLNCTSVESAMRIIEGTARNMGVAVKD, encoded by the coding sequence ATGGCAAAAAAAGTTGTAGCTGTGATCAAGCTGGCGCTCGACGCCGGCAAAGCAAACCCCGCGCCGCCGGTGGGCCCTGCCCTCGGTCAGCACGGCGTCAACATCATGGCGTTCTGCAAGGAGTACAACGCTCGGACGCAGGACAAAGCCGGATACGTGATTCCGGTGGAGATTTCGGTCTTTGAAGACCGCAGCTTCACCTTCATCACCAAGACCCCTCCCGCTTCCGTGCTGATCGTGAAGGCAGCCGGAATCGCTAAGGGTGCCGCCACCTCTTCCAAGGGTTCTGTCGGGGCCATCAGCCGCGCACAGCTCGAAGAGATCGCCAAGACCAAGCTGCCCGACCTCAACTGCACCAGCGTTGAGTCGGCCATGCGCATCATCGAAGGCACCGCCCGCAACATGGGCGTGGCTGTGAAGGACTGA
- a CDS encoding DUF3747 domain-containing protein yields the protein MQRSYLPWAGLALLSAGLVGSQAAAGVFQSQPLEQERLAVLGQPVGNQDWKLLVLEQLKPQPKCWEERRDGLIDPALNRFNFSGICSRYLDSNGYSLRVGEDDVSPRYRLRLESQGNTLVLLAMSGSHPTELVVGRGAIPLRDRSGFVALKLEPGWQLERRMYGERSLSHVYFANPKPLDGLIAQAERRQDRPAAVALSSSSNGPIALQVIPYAGQTPRF from the coding sequence ATGCAGCGAAGCTACCTCCCGTGGGCCGGCCTCGCTCTGCTGAGCGCAGGCCTGGTGGGCAGCCAAGCCGCCGCAGGGGTGTTCCAAAGCCAGCCGCTCGAGCAGGAGCGTCTGGCCGTGCTGGGGCAACCGGTGGGCAACCAGGACTGGAAGCTGCTGGTGCTCGAGCAGCTCAAACCCCAACCAAAGTGCTGGGAAGAACGCCGGGACGGCCTGATTGATCCGGCCCTCAACCGCTTCAACTTCAGCGGGATCTGCAGCCGCTACCTCGACAGCAATGGCTATTCCCTGCGGGTCGGCGAGGACGACGTCTCACCCCGTTATCGCCTGAGGCTCGAGAGCCAAGGGAACACCCTGGTGCTGCTGGCGATGTCCGGCAGCCACCCGACCGAACTCGTCGTGGGGCGTGGGGCGATCCCCCTGCGAGACCGCAGCGGATTTGTCGCCCTCAAGCTGGAGCCGGGCTGGCAGCTCGAACGGCGGATGTACGGCGAGCGCAGCTTGAGCCATGTCTATTTCGCCAACCCCAAACCCCTCGATGGCTTGATCGCCCAGGCGGAACGGCGCCAGGACCGTCCAGCAGCGGTAGCCCTTAGTAGCAGCAGCAATGGCCCCATCGCCCTCCAGGTGATCCCTTACGCCGGGCAGACGCCACGATTCTGA
- the rplL gene encoding 50S ribosomal protein L7/L12, whose protein sequence is MSATTDQILEQLKSLSLLEASELVKQIEEAFGVSAAASAGVVMAAPAAGGAAEAAEEKTEFDVHLEGFDAAAKIKVLKAVREATGLGLGEAKALVEGAPCNVKEGVAKADAEAMKKAIEEAGGKVSLK, encoded by the coding sequence ATGTCTGCTACTACCGACCAAATCCTCGAGCAGCTGAAGTCCCTCTCCCTGCTGGAAGCCTCTGAGCTTGTCAAGCAGATCGAAGAGGCCTTCGGTGTGTCCGCCGCCGCTTCCGCTGGCGTCGTGATGGCTGCCCCCGCCGCTGGCGGTGCTGCTGAAGCTGCTGAAGAGAAGACCGAGTTCGACGTCCACCTCGAGGGCTTCGACGCGGCTGCCAAGATCAAGGTCCTGAAGGCCGTCCGCGAGGCCACCGGCCTGGGTCTGGGCGAAGCCAAGGCTCTTGTCGAGGGCGCTCCCTGCAACGTCAAGGAAGGCGTGGCCAAGGCTGATGCCGAAGCCATGAAGAAGGCCATCGAAGAGGCCGGCGGCAAGGTCTCCCTCAAGTGA
- the rplJ gene encoding 50S ribosomal protein L10, producing MGRTLENKQQIVEELKQLLGEAEMALVLDYKGLSIKEMSDLRTRLQASNGVCKVTKNTLMRRAIDGNSAWSELDSLLTGTNAFVLVKGDVGGAVKAVQTFQKETKKSETKGGLFEGKLLSQSEIKAIGDLPSKEVLMAQIAGAINAVATKVAVGINEVPSGLARALKQHADGEGKAD from the coding sequence ATGGGCCGCACTCTGGAGAACAAGCAACAGATCGTCGAAGAGCTGAAGCAGCTCCTTGGCGAGGCCGAAATGGCGCTGGTCCTTGATTACAAGGGTCTGTCCATCAAGGAAATGTCTGATCTGCGGACTCGTCTGCAGGCCAGCAACGGTGTCTGCAAGGTGACCAAAAACACCTTGATGCGCCGTGCCATTGATGGCAATAGCGCTTGGTCGGAACTCGATTCCCTCCTCACCGGTACCAACGCCTTCGTGCTCGTCAAGGGCGACGTGGGTGGTGCCGTGAAGGCCGTTCAGACCTTCCAGAAGGAGACCAAGAAATCGGAGACGAAAGGAGGCCTTTTCGAAGGCAAGCTCCTCTCCCAATCCGAAATCAAGGCCATCGGGGATCTGCCCTCCAAGGAGGTGCTCATGGCGCAGATCGCAGGTGCGATCAACGCCGTGGCCACCAAGGTGGCTGTGGGCATCAACGAAGTTCCTTCCGGTCTTGCTCGGGCGCTCAAGCAGCACGCCGATGGCGAGGGCAAGGCCGACTGA
- a CDS encoding quinone-dependent dihydroorotate dehydrogenase, with product MAEVGTGSLYQRFVGPLLRRDDGADAEQLSQLTLQALGQASLRRNWPLVSSSLAGLGAELQRKDLRLEQTLFGCRFLNPVGLAAGFDKNAVAAGIWHLFGFGFAELGTITWHAQPGNPRPRLFRLAEERAALNRMGFNNQGAEAARRTLERQALPAAGQRPAVLGINLGKSKVTPLDLAPDDYASSLELLAPLADYAVINVSSPNTPGLRELQDEVQLRRLVERLRRLPACPPLLVKIAPDLEDDAIDSIARLAYEEGLAGVIAVNTSLDRLGLEGRRLAQTGKTLAEEAGGLSGAPLRQRALEVMRRLRVTAGPSLPLIGVGGIDSAASAWERITAGASLVQLYTGWIYGGPGLVPEILEGLSQQLDRHGFRNISEAVGSGVPWS from the coding sequence ATGGCTGAGGTCGGCACGGGATCGCTCTACCAACGTTTTGTGGGTCCCCTGCTCCGCCGTGATGACGGTGCCGATGCTGAGCAGCTGAGCCAACTCACACTGCAGGCCCTGGGGCAGGCCTCCCTGCGCCGCAACTGGCCCTTGGTCAGCAGTTCCCTGGCGGGCCTCGGAGCAGAGCTGCAGCGCAAGGACCTGCGGCTGGAGCAAACCCTTTTTGGCTGCCGCTTCCTCAATCCCGTCGGTCTGGCCGCCGGCTTTGACAAGAACGCCGTCGCCGCGGGCATCTGGCATCTGTTTGGTTTTGGCTTTGCCGAACTGGGCACGATCACCTGGCATGCCCAGCCTGGTAACCCCCGGCCCCGGCTGTTCCGTTTGGCGGAGGAGCGGGCCGCCTTGAACCGCATGGGGTTCAACAACCAAGGGGCCGAGGCGGCGCGCCGCACCCTGGAGCGCCAGGCTCTGCCGGCGGCCGGGCAGCGACCGGCGGTCTTGGGGATCAATTTGGGCAAGTCCAAGGTCACCCCCCTGGATCTTGCCCCGGATGACTACGCCTCGTCGTTGGAGTTGTTGGCTCCCCTGGCGGACTACGCCGTGATCAATGTCAGCTCCCCCAACACTCCGGGGTTGCGGGAACTCCAGGACGAAGTCCAGCTGCGTCGCCTGGTGGAGCGGCTGCGGCGTCTGCCGGCCTGCCCCCCGTTGCTGGTGAAGATCGCCCCGGACCTGGAGGACGACGCCATCGATTCCATTGCCCGCTTGGCCTACGAGGAGGGCCTGGCTGGGGTGATTGCCGTCAACACCAGCCTGGATCGCCTGGGCCTGGAGGGCAGGCGCCTGGCCCAAACCGGCAAGACCTTGGCGGAGGAGGCCGGGGGACTGAGTGGTGCACCCCTGCGCCAGCGGGCCCTGGAGGTGATGCGCCGGCTGCGGGTCACCGCTGGCCCAAGCCTGCCCTTGATCGGGGTGGGTGGCATCGACTCCGCCGCGTCTGCCTGGGAGCGCATCACCGCCGGTGCCTCCCTGGTGCAGCTCTACACCGGCTGGATCTACGGCGGGCCTGGCCTGGTTCCGGAGATTCTCGAGGGCTTGAGCCAGCAGCTTGATCGCCACGGTTTCCGCAACATCAGCGAAGCCGTCGGCTCTGGGGTGCCCTGGAGCTGA
- the secE gene encoding preprotein translocase subunit SecE, with translation MESQTEPQVKSDEAAATEPVKTGFVADTVAELRKVVWPSRQQLFGESVAVILMVTISAFAIAAVDRFYSWGSSQVFR, from the coding sequence GTGGAATCCCAGACCGAACCACAAGTCAAGTCCGACGAGGCCGCCGCCACTGAACCGGTGAAGACCGGTTTCGTGGCAGACACCGTCGCTGAATTGCGCAAGGTGGTCTGGCCGAGCCGTCAGCAGCTGTTTGGTGAATCAGTCGCGGTGATCTTGATGGTCACCATTTCGGCTTTTGCGATCGCTGCCGTCGATCGCTTCTACAGCTGGGGAAGCTCCCAGGTGTTCCGCTGA
- a CDS encoding PilN domain-containing protein yields MSPRLGPLDLLQERRRASGMAEPAGSMLPARPLLLKGSAIGGGVLALMLLLLVALGWRQQQVNAALANLAGIKLQVQTLETRVGRVRRAKAQLQRSSEGLAKGLVGVSSGSALLAQLSAVTPAGVQLTEVRSQNSGLLLKGVAVDPQAFRRVNGLSLLLSQSPLFDAESVQVVKLQRDGASGGPVDWELSARFAALAPDQQLAVLQALQADGLVQRLRLMQSKGVLP; encoded by the coding sequence ATGAGCCCTCGTCTTGGCCCCCTCGATTTACTGCAGGAGCGCCGGCGTGCCAGCGGCATGGCTGAGCCAGCTGGGTCCATGCTTCCGGCCCGCCCGCTGTTGCTCAAGGGCTCGGCCATTGGCGGTGGCGTCCTTGCCTTGATGCTGCTCTTGCTGGTGGCGCTGGGGTGGCGCCAGCAGCAGGTGAACGCCGCCCTGGCGAACCTCGCCGGCATCAAGCTGCAGGTCCAGACCCTAGAGACGCGGGTCGGACGGGTGCGGCGGGCCAAGGCTCAGCTGCAGCGCAGCAGCGAGGGCTTGGCCAAGGGTCTGGTGGGGGTGTCTTCCGGCTCGGCCTTGCTGGCTCAGTTGTCCGCGGTCACCCCGGCCGGTGTGCAGCTGACGGAGGTGCGCTCCCAGAACAGCGGCTTACTGCTCAAAGGGGTCGCCGTTGATCCCCAGGCATTCCGACGGGTCAATGGGCTGAGTCTGCTGCTGTCCCAATCGCCTCTGTTTGATGCCGAGTCGGTTCAGGTGGTGAAGCTCCAGCGCGATGGCGCCAGCGGGGGGCCGGTGGACTGGGAGCTCTCCGCTCGCTTCGCGGCCCTGGCTCCGGATCAACAGTTGGCGGTGCTGCAGGCCCTGCAGGCCGACGGTTTGGTGCAGCGTTTGCGTTTGATGCAGTCCAAGGGGGTGCTGCCATGA
- the nusG gene encoding transcription termination/antitermination protein NusG → MSDVDLTTEEFAAADLAADAEPAAPAADSEGRALIARWYAVQVASSCEKKVKATLEQRAVTLGVDNRILEIEIPQTPAVKLKKDGSRTSTEEKVFPGYVLVRMVLDEDTMMAVRSTPNVINFVGAEDRRATGKVRGHIKPRPLSRQEVDRIFKRAAEKKPVVKVDLAEGDQILVTAGPFKDFQGEVIEVSGDRNKLKALLSIFGRETPVELEFSQISKQS, encoded by the coding sequence GTGTCCGACGTCGACTTGACCACTGAAGAATTCGCCGCGGCGGATCTGGCTGCCGACGCCGAACCCGCAGCTCCCGCCGCTGACTCGGAAGGCCGGGCTCTGATTGCCCGCTGGTACGCCGTTCAGGTGGCCTCCAGCTGCGAGAAAAAAGTCAAGGCCACCCTCGAACAGCGGGCCGTCACCCTCGGCGTGGACAACCGCATCCTCGAGATCGAGATCCCCCAGACCCCCGCGGTCAAACTCAAGAAGGACGGCAGCCGCACCAGCACCGAAGAGAAGGTCTTCCCCGGCTACGTCTTGGTTCGGATGGTCCTCGATGAGGACACGATGATGGCGGTGCGGAGCACCCCAAACGTGATCAACTTCGTGGGTGCGGAAGATCGCCGTGCCACCGGCAAGGTCCGCGGTCACATCAAGCCTCGCCCCCTGAGCCGTCAGGAGGTGGATCGCATCTTCAAGCGGGCTGCCGAGAAGAAGCCTGTGGTGAAGGTCGATCTGGCCGAGGGCGATCAAATCTTGGTGACCGCTGGTCCCTTTAAGGACTTCCAAGGCGAAGTCATCGAGGTGTCGGGCGATCGCAACAAGCTCAAGGCTCTGCTCTCGATCTTTGGCCGGGAAACCCCGGTGGAACTCGAGTTCTCCCAGATCAGCAAACAAAGCTGA